One segment of Erigeron canadensis isolate Cc75 chromosome 2, C_canadensis_v1, whole genome shotgun sequence DNA contains the following:
- the LOC122588521 gene encoding protease 2: MQHFFTTLRHRPHHHHRRYLLAIHFASAHHKPHKPPPPPPTPPKPPQRISKFTLHDYTWEDPYSWMSNLNDKVAMRHMDVCMEQEEKYTEAVLSETDRLQSKLQSEMASRISSHLSTPPFHWGPWLYYRRMEEGKQYPVLCRRLASLNEEFISHKNPTGGFDYTSGKRIEQKLIDYNQEAERFGGYAYEEVSEVSPDHRYIAYTMYDKDNDFFKLCVRDLNFGSLCSKPQADWVSNVAWAKGGQALLYVVTDQNKKPYRLYCSMLGSKDEDVMLLEEPKENVHINIRHTKDFFYVTVNVFSTTYSKVFLINAADPLSGLTLVWECEACTHCIIEHHQGYLYLFTNADRAGQSVDCHYLLRSPLPSSGSKKWENVFIDDRDLIIEDVDFCDSHMVLIVREGGRFRLCSVELPMSNNRDAVHLRELCPHFLPLPESVCQISPGSNYNFYSSIMRFTISSPVMPDAVVDYNLLNGKWEIIQQHNLLQERTRVLYGTTSTGMNISIPNTEVNAENNHTWNDLSEFYACEQHEVTSFDGVTVPLTIVYSHKRKKEGQSPGLLHGHGAYGELLDKRWRSELKSLLDRGWVIAYADVRGGGGRGKMWHEDGRRTKKFNSINDYVSCAKFLVEKEIVHQHKLAGWGYSAGGLLVASAINCCPDLFRAAVLKVPFLDPCNTLVYPILPLTPVDYEEFGYPGDIEDFEAIRKFSPYENIQKGVLYPAVLVSSSFNTRFGVWEAAKWVARVREHAIYDPNHPILLNLTADIVEENRYLQCKESALEAAFLLKIMDS, from the exons atgcAGCATTTCTTCACAACCCTCCGTCaccgcccccaccaccaccaccgtcgctACCTTCTCGCTATACACTTCGCGTCAGCTCACCACAAACCCCACAAaccaccgccgccaccgccAACACCCCCAAAACCACCACAAAGAATCTCCAAATTCACACTCCATGATTACACATGGGAAGACCCATATAGCTGGATGTCTAATTTAAACGATAAAGTAGCTATGCGTCACATGGATGTTTGTATGGAACAAGAAGAGAAGTATACTGAAGCCGTTTTATCCGAAACCGATCGTCTTCAATCCAAACTTCAATCCGAAATGGCCTCCCGCATTTCTTCTCACCTGTCTACCCCTCCTTTTCATTGGGGCCCTTG GTTGTATTATAGACGAATGGAAGAAGGAAAGCAATATCCGGTACTATGTAGGAGATTAGCTAGTCTAAATGAGGAGTTCATTTCACATAAAAATCCAACAGGTGGGTTTGATTATACTTCTGGGAAAAGGATTGAACAAAAGCTTATTGATTACAATCAAGAGGCAGAAAGATTCGGAG GTTATGCTTATGAGGAGGTGTCAGAAGTGTCTCCTGATCATCGATATATAGCCTACACCATGTATGATAAGGACAATGATTTCTTCAAGTTATGTGTGAGGGACTTGAATTTTGGTTCGCTGTGTAGTAAGCCACAAGCTGATTGGGTCTCTAATGTGGCTTGGGCTAAGGGTGGTCAAGCATTGTTGTATGTTGTTACAGATCAAAACAAGAAACCTTACAG GTTATATTGTAGCATGCTTGGATCAAAGGATGAAGATGTGATGCTTTTAGAAGAACCAAAAGAAAATGTCCATATTAACATTCGACATACCAAAGATTTCTTCTATGTGACTGTAAATGTATTTTCAACCACGTATTCGAAG GTGTTTCTGATCAATGCAGCTGATCCATTATCTGGTCTGACACTAGTATGGGAGTGCGAAGCCTGCACACATTGTATTATTGAACATCATCAAGGCTATCTTTATCTTTTTACCAATGCTGATAGAGCTGGGCAGTCGGTTGATTGCCATTATCTCCTTCGCAGTCCCCTGCCATCTTCTGGTTCTAAAAAGTGGGAG AATGTATTTATTGATGATAGAGACTTGATTATCGAGGATGTTGACTTCTGTGACTCACACATGGTACTTATCGTCAGAGAAGGTGGAAGATTCCGACTATGCTCAGTTGAACTGCCTATGTCAAACAATAGG GATGCGGTCCATCTCAGGGAGTTGTGTCCACATTTTCTACCTCTTCCAGAGTCTGTTTGCCAGATATCGCCTGGATcgaattataatttttattcctCAATCATGCGGTTTACAATTTCATCACCTGTG ATGCCTGATGCAGTAGttgattataatttattaaatggGAAATGGGAAATTATTCAACAACACAACTTACTCCAGGAGAGAACCCGTGTTTTGTATGGCACAACTTCTACTGGTATGAATATATCAATCCCCAATACGGAAGTTAATGCAGAAAATAATCACACTTGGAATGATCTATCCGAGTTTTATGCTTGCGAACAACATGAAGTCACATCTTTTGATGGAGTCACGGTCCCCTTAACAATTGTCTATtcacacaaaagaaaaaaggaaggtCAAAGTCCAGGGTTGCTTCATGGACATGGTGCTTATGGCGAATTACTTGACAAAAGGTGGCGTAGTGAGTTAAAGAGCCTTCTCGATCGTGGTTGGGTTATCGCATACGCAGATGTTCG GGGTGGGGGTGGCAGAGGAAAGATGTGGCATGAAGATGGTAGACGTACTAAAAAGTTTAATTCCATAAACGATTATGTTTCGTGTGCCAAATTTCTTGTTGAAAAGGAGATCGTGCACCAACACAAGCTTGCTGGTTGGGGATATAGTGCTGGAGGTCTCTTGGTTGCTTCTGCTATTAATTGCTGTCCAGATTTATTTCGTGCTGCAGTTCTAAAG GTTCCATTTTTGGACCCGTGTAACACTCTTGTGTACCCCATTTTACCACTTACTCCTGTTGACTACGAAGAATTTGGGTACCCTGGTGACATCGAGGACTTTGAAGCCATAAGAAAGTTTTCTCCCTATGAGAACATTCAAAAGGGTGTTCTCTATCCAGCAGTTTTGGTCAGCTCGTCTTTTAATACAAG ATTTGGAGTATGGGAAGCCGCAAAATGGGTTGCACGTGTACGTGAACACGCCATTTATGATCCAAACCATCCCATCCTTCTTAATTTAACAGCGGATATAGTGGAAGAGAACAGATATTTACAGTGCAAAGAGTCTGCTTTGGAGGCTGCTTTTCTCTTGAAGATTATGGATTCTTAG